One stretch of Carassius carassius chromosome 18, fCarCar2.1, whole genome shotgun sequence DNA includes these proteins:
- the LOC132092302 gene encoding elongator complex protein 3-like isoform X1 — MRFSTQIYRKSDSSRAELMMMTIADVIKQLVEAHEQGKDVNLNKVKTKTSAKYGLSAQPRLVDIIAAVPPHYRRALVPKLKAKPIRTASGIAVVAVMCKPHRCPHISFTGNICVYCPGGPDSDFEYSTQSYTGYEPTSMRAIRARYDPYLQTRHRVEQLKQLGHSVDKVEFIVMGGTFMALPEEYRDYFIRTLHDALSGHTSNNVTEAVRYSERSNTKCVGITIETRPDYCLKRHLSDMLAYGCTRLEIGVQSVYEDVARDTNRGHTVRAVCESFHLAKDAGFKVVAHMMPDLPNVGMERDVEQFIEFFENPAFRPDGLKLYPTLVIRGTGLYELWKTGRYKSYSPSALVDLVARILALVPPWTRVYRVQRDIPMPLVSSGVEHGNLRELALARMKDMGTECRDVRTREVGIQEIHHKVRPYQVELIRRDYVANGGWETFLSYEDPEQDILIGLLRLRRCSPQSFRPGVSIVRELHVYGSVVPVSSRDPSKFQHQGFGMMLMEEAERIARDEHGSSKLAVISGVGTRNYYRKMGYELDGPYMLKSLY; from the exons GTGACTCGAGCCGTGCAGAACTGATGATGATGACTATTGCGGATGTCATCAAGCAGTTGGTTGAGGCCCATGAACAGGGAAAAGATGTTAACCTTAACAA AGTCAAGACGAAGACATCAGCCAAATATGGTCTCTCTGCACAGCCACGGCTGGTGGATATCATTGCTGCAGTGCCACCTCACTACCGAAGAGCCTTGGTGCCCAAACTTAAAGCCAAACCCATCCGTACTGCCAGTGGG ATTGCAGTTGTCGCTGTGATGTGCAAGCCTCATCGCTGCCCACACATCAGTTTCACCGGCAacatctgtgt CTACTGCCCTGGGGGTCCGGACTCAGATTTTGAATATTCTACACAGTCTTACACAGGATATGAG CCCACGTCAATGAGAGCCATTCGTGCACGATACGATCCCTACCTCCAGACTAGGCACCGAGTAGAACAG CTTAAGCAGCTGGGTCACAGTGTGGATAAAGTGGAGTTCATTGTGATGGGAGGCACATTCATGGCTCTGCCGGAGGAGTACAGGGACTATTTCATCCGTACCCTCCACGACGCTCTGTCAGGACACACTTCCAACAACGTCACTGAAGCTGTCAG ataCTCTGAACGCAGTAACACCAAATGTGTCGGCATCACGATTGAGACCAGACCGGACTACTGCCTAAAGAGACACTTGAGTGACATGCTGGCCTACGGTTGCACCAGACTTGAGATCGGCGTACAGAGCGTTTATGAGGATGTGGCTCGTGATACCAACAG GGGACATACTGTTCGGGCTGTGTGTGAATCTTTCCACCTGGCTAAGGATGCTGGTTTTAAAGTTGTTGCTCACATGATGCCAGACTTGCCCAATGTCGGTATGGAAAGAGATGTGGAGCAGTTTATA GAGTTTTTTGAGAATCCTGCATTCAGACCAGACGGGCTCAAACTTTACCCTACACTGGTGATTCGGGGCACCGGACTGTATGAGCTGTGGAAAACGGGCCGCTATAAGAGCTACTCTCCCAGTGCCTTAGTGGATCTGGTTGCACGAATTCTAGCGCTGGTTCCACCATGGACTCGTGTGTATCGTGTACAGAG GGATATCCCAATGCCATTGGTGAGCTCTGGGGTGGAACACGGGAATCTGAGAGAGCTGGCATTGGCCAGAATGAAAGACATGGGCACTGAG TGTAGAGATGTACGAACCAGGGAAGTGGGCATACAAGAGATTCATCACAAAGTTCGACCATATCAG GTTGAGCTGATCCGCAGAGACTATGTGGCTAATGGGGGCTGGGAGACTTTCCTGTCTTATGAAGACCCCGAGCAGGACATTTTAATTGGTCTCCTGCGTCTTCGTCGCTGCTCACCACAGTCCTTCCGGCCTGGCGTTTCCATTGTCCGGGAGCTGCATGTCTATGGAAGCGTGGTCCCTGTCAGCAGCCGAGACCCCAGCAAGTTTCAGCATCAG GGTTTTGGGATGATGTTGATGGAGGAGGCCGAGAGGATAGCCAGGGATGAGCACGGCTCAAGCAAATTGGCTGTTATCTCAG GTGTTGGAACAAGGAATTACTACAGAAAAATGGGCTATGAACTGGATGGGCCGTATATGTTGAAGAGCCTTTACTGA
- the LOC132092302 gene encoding elongator complex protein 3-like isoform X2, whose amino-acid sequence MGKPKKKSDSSRAELMMMTIADVIKQLVEAHEQGKDVNLNKVKTKTSAKYGLSAQPRLVDIIAAVPPHYRRALVPKLKAKPIRTASGIAVVAVMCKPHRCPHISFTGNICVYCPGGPDSDFEYSTQSYTGYEPTSMRAIRARYDPYLQTRHRVEQLKQLGHSVDKVEFIVMGGTFMALPEEYRDYFIRTLHDALSGHTSNNVTEAVRYSERSNTKCVGITIETRPDYCLKRHLSDMLAYGCTRLEIGVQSVYEDVARDTNRGHTVRAVCESFHLAKDAGFKVVAHMMPDLPNVGMERDVEQFIEFFENPAFRPDGLKLYPTLVIRGTGLYELWKTGRYKSYSPSALVDLVARILALVPPWTRVYRVQRDIPMPLVSSGVEHGNLRELALARMKDMGTECRDVRTREVGIQEIHHKVRPYQVELIRRDYVANGGWETFLSYEDPEQDILIGLLRLRRCSPQSFRPGVSIVRELHVYGSVVPVSSRDPSKFQHQGFGMMLMEEAERIARDEHGSSKLAVISGVGTRNYYRKMGYELDGPYMLKSLY is encoded by the exons ATGGGAAAACCGAAAAAGAAGA GTGACTCGAGCCGTGCAGAACTGATGATGATGACTATTGCGGATGTCATCAAGCAGTTGGTTGAGGCCCATGAACAGGGAAAAGATGTTAACCTTAACAA AGTCAAGACGAAGACATCAGCCAAATATGGTCTCTCTGCACAGCCACGGCTGGTGGATATCATTGCTGCAGTGCCACCTCACTACCGAAGAGCCTTGGTGCCCAAACTTAAAGCCAAACCCATCCGTACTGCCAGTGGG ATTGCAGTTGTCGCTGTGATGTGCAAGCCTCATCGCTGCCCACACATCAGTTTCACCGGCAacatctgtgt CTACTGCCCTGGGGGTCCGGACTCAGATTTTGAATATTCTACACAGTCTTACACAGGATATGAG CCCACGTCAATGAGAGCCATTCGTGCACGATACGATCCCTACCTCCAGACTAGGCACCGAGTAGAACAG CTTAAGCAGCTGGGTCACAGTGTGGATAAAGTGGAGTTCATTGTGATGGGAGGCACATTCATGGCTCTGCCGGAGGAGTACAGGGACTATTTCATCCGTACCCTCCACGACGCTCTGTCAGGACACACTTCCAACAACGTCACTGAAGCTGTCAG ataCTCTGAACGCAGTAACACCAAATGTGTCGGCATCACGATTGAGACCAGACCGGACTACTGCCTAAAGAGACACTTGAGTGACATGCTGGCCTACGGTTGCACCAGACTTGAGATCGGCGTACAGAGCGTTTATGAGGATGTGGCTCGTGATACCAACAG GGGACATACTGTTCGGGCTGTGTGTGAATCTTTCCACCTGGCTAAGGATGCTGGTTTTAAAGTTGTTGCTCACATGATGCCAGACTTGCCCAATGTCGGTATGGAAAGAGATGTGGAGCAGTTTATA GAGTTTTTTGAGAATCCTGCATTCAGACCAGACGGGCTCAAACTTTACCCTACACTGGTGATTCGGGGCACCGGACTGTATGAGCTGTGGAAAACGGGCCGCTATAAGAGCTACTCTCCCAGTGCCTTAGTGGATCTGGTTGCACGAATTCTAGCGCTGGTTCCACCATGGACTCGTGTGTATCGTGTACAGAG GGATATCCCAATGCCATTGGTGAGCTCTGGGGTGGAACACGGGAATCTGAGAGAGCTGGCATTGGCCAGAATGAAAGACATGGGCACTGAG TGTAGAGATGTACGAACCAGGGAAGTGGGCATACAAGAGATTCATCACAAAGTTCGACCATATCAG GTTGAGCTGATCCGCAGAGACTATGTGGCTAATGGGGGCTGGGAGACTTTCCTGTCTTATGAAGACCCCGAGCAGGACATTTTAATTGGTCTCCTGCGTCTTCGTCGCTGCTCACCACAGTCCTTCCGGCCTGGCGTTTCCATTGTCCGGGAGCTGCATGTCTATGGAAGCGTGGTCCCTGTCAGCAGCCGAGACCCCAGCAAGTTTCAGCATCAG GGTTTTGGGATGATGTTGATGGAGGAGGCCGAGAGGATAGCCAGGGATGAGCACGGCTCAAGCAAATTGGCTGTTATCTCAG GTGTTGGAACAAGGAATTACTACAGAAAAATGGGCTATGAACTGGATGGGCCGTATATGTTGAAGAGCCTTTACTGA
- the LOC132092301 gene encoding serine/threonine-protein kinase pdik1l-B-like isoform X1: protein MDDIYTLQQEVGRGSYGVVFKGRVTETGWWGERGDTVAIKRLPCCSPECIELYLQELWAMRVTARNHPNVIALYNCLLQTGPRTLQPLRSGRLPLDLVESALKGRVVDKDSKTQLGNPSRSRRRLMSTEEVSRRCFALWLVMEYCEGGNLSQYILSRPPDPECNYAVVQQLGSAIAFLHGHGIVHRDIKPDNVLVCLTKTGPVMKVADFGLSKMVDNPTDGLPSRLALSSTCGSDFYMAPEVWAGRSYTAQADIFSLGVLFWAVLERITFLEDGTNQEQLGAYVMRGRWLIPLGEALCQNPDLQLIIPMRARRAPPLPPPPNPAMCELLMDMLDSDPDTRPTADQLEKRVWRAIGVH from the exons ATGGATGATATCTACACTTTGCAGCAGGAAGTGGGACGGGGCAGCTATGGAGTGGTTTTCAAGGGACGTGTGACGGAGACTGGCTGGTGGGGCGAGAGGGGCGACACAGTGGCCATTAAACGTCTACCATGTTGTAGCCCAGAGTGTATAGAGCTCTACCTGCAGGAACTCTGGGCTATGAGAGTCACAGCACGAAACCACCCTAATGTCATCGCTCTATACAACTGCCTCTTACAGACTGGACCTAGAACACTGCAGCCCCTGAGATCAGGGAGGCTGCCTTTGGATTTAGTGGAGAGTGCTCTCAAAGGGAGAGTGGTGGACAAGGATTCGAAAACCCAACTTGGGAATCCCTCCAGGTCGAGGAGGAGGCTGATGTCCACAGAGGAGGTTTCCAGGCGCTGCTTTGCCCTTTGGTTGGTGATGGAGTACTGCGAAGGAGGGAATTTGAGCCAGTACATCCTATCCAGGCCGCCGGATCCTGAGTGCAATTATGCAGTGGTTCAGCAACTCGGCAGTGCAATTGCATTCTTGCATGGACATGGAATAGTGCACCGTGATATAAAGCCAGATAATGTTCTTGTCTGTCTTACTAAAACAGGACCAGTCATGAAG GTAGCAGACTTTGGGCTCAGTAAGATGGTGGACAATCCTACAGATGGTTTACCAAGTAGACTGGCTCTTTCCTCTACCTGCGGCTCAGACTTCTATATGGCTCCAGAAGTTTGGGCAGGTCGTAGCTATACAGCCCAGGCTGACATCTTCTCTCTGGGTGTGCTTTTCTGGGCCGTGTTGGAGAGAATCACTTTCCTAGAGGATGGCACCAATCAAGAGCAACTGG GCGCATATGTAATGCGAGGCCGCTGGCTCATCCCATTAGGTGAGGCGCTCTGTCAGAATCCCGACCTGCAGTTAATCATCCCTATGAGGGCAAGACGTGCTCCGCCGCTGCCACCGCCTCCAAACCCAGCTATGTGTGAGCTGCTGATGGACATGCTAGATTCTGATCCTGATACCCGGCCCACAGCAGACCAGCTGGAGAAGAGGGTTTGGCGTGCCATAGGGGTGCACTGA
- the LOC132092301 gene encoding serine/threonine-protein kinase pdik1l-B-like isoform X2 produces MRVTARNHPNVIALYNCLLQTGPRTLQPLRSGRLPLDLVESALKGRVVDKDSKTQLGNPSRSRRRLMSTEEVSRRCFALWLVMEYCEGGNLSQYILSRPPDPECNYAVVQQLGSAIAFLHGHGIVHRDIKPDNVLVCLTKTGPVMKVADFGLSKMVDNPTDGLPSRLALSSTCGSDFYMAPEVWAGRSYTAQADIFSLGVLFWAVLERITFLEDGTNQEQLGAYVMRGRWLIPLGEALCQNPDLQLIIPMRARRAPPLPPPPNPAMCELLMDMLDSDPDTRPTADQLEKRVWRAIGVH; encoded by the exons ATGAGAGTCACAGCACGAAACCACCCTAATGTCATCGCTCTATACAACTGCCTCTTACAGACTGGACCTAGAACACTGCAGCCCCTGAGATCAGGGAGGCTGCCTTTGGATTTAGTGGAGAGTGCTCTCAAAGGGAGAGTGGTGGACAAGGATTCGAAAACCCAACTTGGGAATCCCTCCAGGTCGAGGAGGAGGCTGATGTCCACAGAGGAGGTTTCCAGGCGCTGCTTTGCCCTTTGGTTGGTGATGGAGTACTGCGAAGGAGGGAATTTGAGCCAGTACATCCTATCCAGGCCGCCGGATCCTGAGTGCAATTATGCAGTGGTTCAGCAACTCGGCAGTGCAATTGCATTCTTGCATGGACATGGAATAGTGCACCGTGATATAAAGCCAGATAATGTTCTTGTCTGTCTTACTAAAACAGGACCAGTCATGAAG GTAGCAGACTTTGGGCTCAGTAAGATGGTGGACAATCCTACAGATGGTTTACCAAGTAGACTGGCTCTTTCCTCTACCTGCGGCTCAGACTTCTATATGGCTCCAGAAGTTTGGGCAGGTCGTAGCTATACAGCCCAGGCTGACATCTTCTCTCTGGGTGTGCTTTTCTGGGCCGTGTTGGAGAGAATCACTTTCCTAGAGGATGGCACCAATCAAGAGCAACTGG GCGCATATGTAATGCGAGGCCGCTGGCTCATCCCATTAGGTGAGGCGCTCTGTCAGAATCCCGACCTGCAGTTAATCATCCCTATGAGGGCAAGACGTGCTCCGCCGCTGCCACCGCCTCCAAACCCAGCTATGTGTGAGCTGCTGATGGACATGCTAGATTCTGATCCTGATACCCGGCCCACAGCAGACCAGCTGGAGAAGAGGGTTTGGCGTGCCATAGGGGTGCACTGA